Proteins encoded within one genomic window of Gadus macrocephalus chromosome 18, ASM3116895v1:
- the bahcc1b gene encoding LOW QUALITY PROTEIN: BAH and coiled-coil domain-containing protein 1 (The sequence of the model RefSeq protein was modified relative to this genomic sequence to represent the inferred CDS: inserted 2 bases in 2 codons; deleted 2 bases in 2 codons), protein MEHPDHQGFKRQCLPSWGASSLDNSFSDAGSHSNECGGLFKEHLSDARGIMSLHATGHAVSRLLESFAADDGFHLDEESSFSEEEEEEEEEEEEEEEDQDLLPPNMPSRIPALPNCVLSKEMLVDGLKILISKEDELLYAACVHTLDLPDIFSVVIEGERANRPRIYSLEQLLQEAVLDVRPQSESILTAGTRVCAYWSERSRCLYLDTFSEGGPGEEEKGGSVMVEFDDGDRGRISLPNVRVLPPGYQVHCAEPSPALLTSSGRRGXRSSAKDNRETQLEKSTNGEAAGXPQEKRPVGRPKKIPKNPTGVPAVQGAATKTAASPLSWSAPRKRPPVDFFLFNGTSRKTQRRIRERDLGIFQRPSPHPAAAAAAAAPLKGIFGSPFEVDSFSSIANGYATFAGAGGNSGGARPVGAATGTSLGGLLESAPSVSSSSSSSSSSAGGAATPSAAAVRKPANERHKRQFLVKLDHEGVTSPKTKNSKALLRLGGGGGRVGKAVAAAGTPMRYAHPTPPAKDGKKGRGPREVGVVKSHPLPKSAQHVSKGLLSSSHGGDYSLDYASDGPSSYSELDEDDDEEGQDRDRRRSAETAAAATAATAAAASLPGGRFLSRLSLCSSSSTSSSSSSGSLSSSSSVCSSDNDSSYSSDEESSSVLLRRALLQQDKHKRRQHLTSSPLSPDPAAAAAATSGPPPSAPPPAAAAAVVHAYAAKASLAVSGSGQGRAERPEDRQEYVSSRGVAANNSAAKSQVKKKDGALASHPPGLLNNPGNQQPKPAAKEPSSAKRQRMSSPDPLTRVAPHLPGRQLWKWSGNPTQRRGLKGKARKLFYKAIVRGKETVRVGDCAVFLSPGRPQLPYVGRVESLWESWSSSMVVRVKWFYHPEETRLGKRHRDGKNALYQSSHEDENDVQTISHRCQVVGRDEYEHLIRRRKPGGMTNDLFYQAGTYEPTTGQLVSAEGVAIVS, encoded by the exons GCCACGGGGCATGCGGTGAGCCGCCTCCTTGAGAGCTTCGCCGCGGACGACGGC TTCCACCTCGACGAGGAGAGCAGCttctctgaggaggaggaagaggaggaggaggaggaggaagaggaggaggaggaccaggaccTCCTTCCTCCCAACATGCCCTCTAGAATACCTG cgcTGCCTAACTGTGTGCTGAGTAAAGAGATGCTGGTGGACGGACTGAAGATCCTGATCTCCAAGGAGGACGAGCTTCTGTACGCCGCCTGTGTCCACACGCTGGACCTGCCCGACAT ATTCAGTGTGGTGATAGAAGGAGAACGCGCCAACAGGCCCAGGATCTACTCTctggagcagctgctgcaggaaGCT GTGCTGGACGTGCGGCCTCAGAGCGAGTCCATCCTGACGGCCGGGACCAGGGTGTGTGCGTACTGGAGCGAGCGCTCCCGCTGCCTGTACCTGGATACGTTCAGCGAGG GGGGTCCgggcgaggaggagaaggggggcagTGTCATGGTGGAGTTTGACGACGGCGACCGGGGACGGATCTCTCTCCCCAACGTCAGAGTGCTCCCCCCAGGGTACCAGGTCCACT GTGCGGAGCCATCGCCGGCTCTTCTCACCTCATCCGGTCGCCGCG GACGGAGCTCCGCCAAGGACAACAGGGAAACACAGCTGGAAAAATCAACCAATGGGGAGGCCGCAG GGCCCCAAGAGAAGAGGCCAG tcGGGAGGCCCAAGAAAATCCCCAAGAACCCCACCGGCGTGCCGGCGGTGCAGGGGGCCGCGACCAAGACGGCCGCCAGCCCCCTGAGCTGGTCCGCCCCCAGGAAGAGACCCCCGGTGGACTTCTTCCTCTTCAACGGGACGTCCCGGAAGACCCAGCGCAGGATCCGCGAGCGGGACCTGGGGATCTTCCAGcggccctccccccaccctgccgccgccgccgccgccgccgcgcccctCAAAGGCATCTTCGGATCCCCGTTCGAGGTGGACTCCTTCAGCAGCATCGCCAACGGTTACGCAACCTTCGCGGGTGCCGGTGGGAATTCCGGTGGGGCGCGGCCAGTCGGCGCGGCAACCGGGACCTCTCTGGGCGGTCTTCTGGAGTCCGCCCCGtctgtgtcctcctcctcctcctcctcctcctcctccgccggcgGGGCGGCGACGCCGTCCGCCGCCGCGGTCCGGAAGCCCGCCAACGAGCGCCACAAGAGGCAGTTCCTGGTGAAGCTGGACCACGAGGGCGTGACGTCCCCCAAGACCAAGAACAGCAAGGCCCTGCTCAGGCTGGGCGGGGGCGGAGGGCGGGTCGGGAAGGCCGTGGCCGCCGCGGGAACGCCGATGCGGTACGCCCACCCGACGCCGCCGGCGAAGGACGGGAAGAAAGGGAGAGGGCCGAGGGAGGTGGGCGTGGTCAAGTCGCACCCCCTGCCCAAAAGCGCCCAGCACGTGAGCAAGGGGCTTCTGTCCAGCAGCCACGGAGGGGACTACAGTCTGGACTACGCCAGCGACGGCCCGAGCTCGTACTCCGAGCTGGATGAAGACGACGACGAAGAGGGTCAAGACCGCGACAGGCGAAGGAGCGCCGAAACCgcagccgccgccaccgccgccaccgccgccgcagccTCGCTGCCCGGCGGCCGCTTCCTCTCCCgcctctccctctgctcctcctcctccacctcctcctcctcctcctcgggctccctctcctcctcctcctccgtctgctcCTCGGACAACGACTCCTCGTACTCCTCCGACGAGGAGTCCTCCTCGGTGCTGCTGCGCCGCGCGCTCCTCCAGCAGGACAAGCACAAGCGCCGGCAGCACCTGACCTCCAGCCCGCTGAGCCCcgaccccgccgccgccgccgccgccacctccgGCCCCCCTccgtcggccccgccccccgccgccgccgccgccgtcgtc cACGCCTACGCGGCCAAGGCCTCCCTAGCCGTGTCCGGGTCGGGGCAGGGCAGGGCGGAAAGGCCGGAGGACAGGCAGGAGTACGTCTCCAGTCGCGGTGTCGCGGCCAACAATAGCGCGGCCAAATCCCAGGTCAAAAAGAAGGACGGCGCCCTGGCCTCCCATCCGCCGGGCCTGCTGAACAATCcagggaaccagcagccaaagCCCGCGGCCAAGGAGCCGTCGTCGGCCAAGCGGCAGAGGATGTCCTCCCCTGACCCGCTGACCCGCGTGGCTCCGCACCTTCCAGGACGACAACTGTGGAAATGGTCGGGTAACCCCACGCAG AGGAGGGGTCTGAAGGGCAAAGCCAGGAAGCTCTTCTACAAGGCCATCGTGCGGGGCAAGGAGACGGTCCGTGTGGGGGACTGCGCCGTGTTCCTCTCCCCGGGCCGGCCCCAGCTGCCCTACGTGGGCCGGGTGGAGAGCCtgtgggagtcctggagctccagcatGGTGGTCCGAGTCAAGTGGTTCTACCACCCAGAGGAGACCCGCCTGGGCAAGAGGCACCGCGACGGCAAG AATGCTTTGTACCAGTCTAGCCACGAGGACGAGAACGACGTGCAAACCATTTCCCACCGCTGCCAGGTGGTCGGCAGAGACGAATACGAGCACCTGATTCGCCGACGCAAGCCCGGGGGCATGACCAACGACCTGTTCTACCAGGCGGGAACCTACGAGCCAACCACAGGCCAGCTGGTCAGCGCAGAGGGAGTGGCTATTGTATCCTAG